In the genome of Paenibacillus pabuli, one region contains:
- a CDS encoding glycosyl hydrolase family 18 protein, producing the protein MNPNRVGTVPSFVKVFMLLFLSFALTVSTFAIGPAKHADAAPLPKKIIAYVAGWANWTANDIKAEQLSHINYSFALISNGKATITNSDRTKLQLMVGLKSRNPDLKVLLSVGGWGANGFSDAALTDASRSTFADSIVQLVTSNNLDGVDLDWEYPTNPAAGTTARPQDKQNFTQLLSKVREKLNAQGQVNGKQYLLTIAAGASSSYLNGVEINNITPLLDWINLMTYDFHGTWDATTGHHTNLSGRDISVTSAVNLFRNSGVPANKLVIGGAFYGRAWTGVQNSNNGLDRPGSGGFEPDYNTIVSQYLNKNGYTRYWDSSAQAPYLFNGNTFISYDDPQSLRLKVQYVKNSNLGGIMFWEYSNDRSGALLQAVYSEVTSGGTVQPPNPSGYNYLVAQANQQIVSAENQGNDQLVANRTTAGDWELFEWITNSDGTVSLKSKINNKYVTADVNKGGALIAKAITIQQWEKFNRVDLGDGTIALQALANNLYVTCDLNNGGKLVASRNSVGGAWEAFRVNK; encoded by the coding sequence ATGAACCCAAATCGAGTTGGTACGGTCCCTTCATTTGTTAAAGTATTCATGCTCTTGTTCTTATCTTTTGCACTAACCGTTTCCACATTTGCCATCGGACCGGCGAAACATGCTGACGCAGCTCCACTTCCAAAGAAAATTATTGCTTATGTAGCTGGTTGGGCTAACTGGACAGCAAATGATATTAAGGCAGAGCAGTTGTCCCATATCAATTACTCTTTTGCTCTGATCTCCAACGGTAAAGCAACCATAACCAATTCTGATCGTACCAAACTGCAACTCATGGTTGGACTGAAATCCAGAAATCCGGATTTGAAGGTTTTGTTGTCTGTTGGGGGCTGGGGAGCTAATGGGTTTTCTGACGCAGCACTAACAGACGCCTCTCGTTCCACTTTTGCTGACAGCATTGTGCAGCTGGTAACCTCCAATAATCTGGATGGGGTCGATCTGGATTGGGAATATCCGACCAACCCTGCTGCCGGTACAACTGCGCGGCCACAGGATAAACAAAATTTCACACAACTGCTCTCAAAGGTTCGTGAGAAGCTGAACGCTCAAGGGCAAGTGAATGGCAAACAATATTTGCTGACCATAGCCGCCGGAGCAAGCAGCAGTTATCTGAACGGTGTGGAAATCAATAATATTACTCCTCTCCTGGATTGGATCAATCTGATGACTTACGATTTTCATGGAACCTGGGACGCAACCACAGGTCATCACACGAATCTGTCTGGAAGAGATATTAGCGTAACGTCCGCGGTCAATCTGTTCAGAAACAGCGGTGTTCCCGCGAATAAACTGGTCATTGGCGGAGCCTTTTACGGCCGGGCATGGACTGGTGTTCAGAATTCGAACAATGGTCTGGACAGGCCCGGTTCAGGTGGTTTTGAACCCGATTATAACACCATTGTTAGTCAATATTTGAATAAAAACGGATATACACGGTACTGGGACAGCAGTGCTCAAGCTCCTTATCTGTTTAATGGAAATACCTTTATCTCCTATGACGATCCGCAATCGCTCAGACTGAAGGTACAATATGTGAAAAACAGCAATCTGGGCGGCATCATGTTCTGGGAGTACAGCAATGACCGCTCAGGTGCGCTGCTTCAGGCCGTATATTCAGAGGTTACGAGTGGTGGCACGGTGCAGCCTCCGAACCCAAGCGGGTACAACTATTTGGTAGCGCAAGCCAATCAGCAAATCGTCTCTGCCGAAAATCAAGGCAATGACCAGCTTGTCGCTAATCGGACAACTGCAGGAGACTGGGAGCTTTTTGAATGGATTACGAACTCCGATGGAACGGTGTCTCTCAAGTCCAAAATCAATAATAAATATGTCACAGCGGATGTTAATAAGGGTGGCGCCCTGATCGCAAAAGCCATAACCATTCAGCAATGGGAGAAGTTTAATCGTGTGGATTTGGGTGATGGAACCATTGCATTGCAGGCACTTGCCAACAACCTGTATGTGACCTGTGATCTGAATAATGGCGGTAAGCTTGTAGCGAGTCGCAATTCGGTTGGCGGGGCCTGGGAAGCTTTCCGGGTGAATAAGTAA